The genomic DNA CAAGAGCAAAAAAAGGACAGGAAATAGGTGTATATACTTTTAAGAATAATCTATATGGGGTAGGCGGAAATCGATACATAAAGAAAACTTCAGCAGTCAAGTACCAAACTCCATCAAAGCAAATGTTATCAAAATTAAGAGTAGTTACTAAAGGATTAAAGCTAAATCCTAAAAAGACTTATGTCTATTACGATTATACTGACCATGTGAAAGATACTTGGAACTACACAGGAACAGATAATAATAGATGGGACCTTTGGACAGTTTCGAGAGAAAACGGAGAAAAGGAATATTATGCTTATAAAGAAGATCAAAAGAATATGGCTTTTGGACCTCAAAACTCAGAAATCATATTAAAAATTCCTTTTCCTTTAACAGTTAACAAAAAATGGGAATATTTCGTATACGAAGGTGATCCTGTAGAAAAGTTTACAGTCACGTCTTTATCAAAAGATGTAAAAACACATGCAGGTACATTTAAAAATGTTATTGAGATCAAAAGTTCTTTTGGTTATGTCTTTTATTTTGCTGAAGGTACCGGACTTGTACTTTCTGTAGATAAAAGCGGGAAAAGACTATATGAGTTATACAAAGTGTACTAAAAAGGAGTTTTGTAACTAATCCCATTTCGTTGGGATTTAAGAAAAAAAGGAGGTATGACGATGAAAAAATGGATTTTCGGTGCAGCCGTCTGCTTTGCGCTGATGTTTAGCAGTTTCTTTCCTCATGAAGCATCAGCAAAAGTTATATGGGACGGCATGGAATTAAAGAAAGGGCAAATCGGTAAAGTAACCATCTTAAAACAGACAGAGCTTTATCAACTGAACGGTACGGAAAAGACTATTTTAAAAAAATTAAAACCGGGTGAAGTGTACCGTATTTATCAATTTCTTCCTGGAAAACTAGGACTTGGCGGCGGAAAATTTATTGACCGTGACAATCGAATCAAATATCAAACTCCATCAAAAGAAAAAATACAAGCATTAGGGGTAAAAATTACAAAACATCGTTATCAAAATACCTTTGATTATCCTCAAGTGACAGGCTTAATCAGCAAATCTGCTCAAGATAAAATCAATGAAACAATTAAAAAACATGTCCGCGCATCTTACAATGCTATGATTGAATTGGAAGAGCAGGAGAAAGAAGACCGCGAAAATTACTACGATCCAGATACTGATTATGAATTTTGGTATGACTATGATTACAGTATGTCATATGAAATTAAATACAATGAAAATAATCTGCTAAGCATTTTAATATACGATTACTCGTATACAGGCGGTGTTCATGGATTGACCTCCGTAACATCCTACAACTTTAATGTATTAACAGGACAGCAATTAAAACTGGGCAATGTCGCAAAATCCCAGACAGCTTTGAATAAGATTAAAAAATACGCGATTACCGATTTAACTAACCGCGCAAACCGCGGGGAAATGATATTCAAAGAATACTTACATGATATGAAGATTAACAACGAACGCCCATTCTATTTCACTTCGAATGGTATTGTCATCAAATTTTTCGAATATGAAGTGGCCGCATATGCAGCGGGAATGCCTGAAGTCAAAGTTCCATATTCTGTATTTAAATAGGTATTAAGTAGGGGCCAGGCCCCTATTGTGCATTAACGCTTTAGAGCAGAAACGTAGCAACTGTCAAAGAATAAAAAGGAGAGCGTGGCTCTCCTTTTTGAATTAAAGCAAAAAATTTACAATTTAAGGAGTGTTGTTTTTGTTTAGGAAATATAAGTTAATAGTTTTTATAACTAGCTTTCTTTTATTATTTACTTTAGTTTTCCCTTTTACCCCATCCGACGTTAAAGCAGCAGAAAACTACTACACAAATACAAATCAATTACAATTAGTTGAAACAATAACATTGTACGATAGTCCGACAAGTAAGCCTTTATCAGCTAAAGTTGCTCCACAAACGGTTAACGTGATTAGTAACTGGGTAAAAATTAAAACATGGTTGGGAGAAAAATGGATTCATCTAACAGAAAGAAAAGTTCAAATTAAACTGACGGAAATAACAGACTTATATGATCAACCAAACGGGAAAAAGAATCAAGCTTTAGCTCCGCAAACAGTAAACGTTTTAGAAGAAAGCAATGGTTGGTTTAAAATTAATACTTGGATTGGAGAAAAATGGATTCATCCATCCAACGCGGTCATTCTATTAACCGTCAATCAAACAACATCGCTATACGATTCACCAGAAGGAAAAAAACTAAATGCATCCATTGCCCCACAAACTGTAACTGTTATAGAAGATTGGTATAAAATTAACACTTGGCTTGGTGCAAAGTGGATTATGTTGAATGGAAGCGAGTCTGCATCTAAACCTCCAACCGGAAATTTTAGTGAAAAGGATATTTTCGCTGAAGCACTTGCGTTTACCCTTGGAGTTGAAGGGGGATATGTAAATGATCCAAGTGATTACGGTGGTCCAACAAATTTAGGTATCACCCAAGACACATATAATCGTTATTTAGCTTTAAAAGGTAAAAAATCAAAGAACGTAAAATATATTACTTTTGAAGAAGCAAAGGAAGCATATTATTTACTTTATTGGAAGCCTTCTAATGCCCATCGTATGGATAGAGCACTAGCAATCGTTATGTTTGATACAGCAGTAAATTTAGGTCTTCATGGAGATGCTAAGAAAGCCGGCGGCGCCATTAAGCATTTACAAAAAGCGCTAAACATTACCGCAGATGGAGTGTGGGGGCCTGCGACTGAAAAAGCGTTTGCTGCGGTGCCAAAATCAAAACATAACGAATTAGCCCTTAAAATTATTAGCTATAACAAAGCATTCCGTTATGAGCGTGTCAAGCAGGATCCAAAACAACGAAAATATTTAGAAGGATGGCTTAATCGAGACAATAAATTAGAAAATTATATTAAGAGAATCATCAATTAATTGTTGTTTTCTATATCATTCCGCACGATTAAGCGGAACCATTCGAAAAAATGAATCTCAATATATCAAACCAATAAAAGGAGAGCATATTCCCGATATATTTCAGGAACCCCGCTCTCCTTTTTCATTCCATATTATATCCACTAAAATAACCGTCAATATTTGGACTCATCGTTAATTCAGATAAAGCACTTTCACCTTATCCAGCAGCTTTTTCGAAGGAGTTTCATATTTTACATGCTTAGGCATCTTCGTCACAAAGTATCCTCCGCCTAATCCATATCGTCCGCCATATAGGTTATCAAACGTGTATACACGATATTGCTCGCCCGGCTTTAAGATTCTTACAAACTGTAGCCGCTGATCTTTGTCTCGCTTCCACAAATTAATAGGCTTCTGAACTGTGATTCTTCCTATCTGTCCTTTCTTTAATTCCGAATTTCTCCACATGACAGTGATTTTAGTCTTAATGGAAACTAATTCTACAAAATCAGGATCAAATGTCGCGTTAGGCCGATAAGACTTAATCAAACCAACATGTTTTGCATAGTAACTATACGCACCATTACTTTCTTTTACTTCCACGACATTTTTGAATGTCCCTGCTCTTATTTTTATAGTTTTTGTTACGGAAGTAATTTTACAAATAATTTTCTTCCCCTTATCATCCGTATGCGACCAAGTTGTTCCTACTCTGACTGGATATGCTAGATGCAAGAAAGAGAATTTTTCATTATCAAGGTTTCCAATTATAAGACCAGATTTGTTCTCTTTGTAATACTTTGTGAAATGCTGGTCATGGTCATACGAGTAAATGCCTTTCCATATGTACTTCCCGTCTTTGACATAGCTAAACTCCTGAGTACTAGATCCTTCCGAATGGGCAAACTTTAATATTTTTGTTGTGTCAGGCATGTAGCTGTCATACCCACTCGCATAAGCTTTCCCAGTGAACGGCATGATCGTGAAGATACTGACAGCGGCTAACAACAATACGGAATGAAAAAGCTTAGATTTTTTAATCTCTCTCCCCTCCTCGTAATAAGGTATTCTCGGGGAAGGAAAGATACTCCTTCCTTTTTTGATAGAAAATACAGAAAATTTGAAATTATATATCTGAAATCTATTCAAAATTGGAGCGAAGGCTCATAACATTCTCTTGATCATGACACAGAGAGAGTAACCCCCTTATCTACTAGCGTTTGAGTAAATTGTTTGTGGGTAAAAGAAAATAACCTCTTCATAAAGTGAAGGATGAGGGTATCCTTCACCTTATGAAGAGGCTGCCAAGTTATCGTGGTAAATTGAGCAAAAAAAAGATGATCCCTCTTATTGTACAGTAGAGTTAGAAAGGTGGGAGTTGCTTCAAGGGATGCCTAACAATATCCGGGTGCGAAAGATAAGAAAGAAGAAAACGTATGCGAATGATTAGGATTAAAATAATAAAAAAGTAAAGTTCAGTCATCTTTAATGCCATTTATACGTTTTAATCGGTAATATTTTTTCTCTACTGAAAGCGTTGTTCTATTTAAGATACTAGCTATTTCTTGAAAAGTTTTTCCGCTTGCAGCTAATTCTATTAATTGTTTTTCTTCCTGGGTTGTCCAGTTTCTGTAATTTCGCACATTCTTTTTTTGTTTTCTCTCTTCCTTTACCCAATCAGGCTCTGGAGGAAGGGAATTAAAAGCCAATTTTGAAAAATCGATTCTATCCTTATTTTCATAAGCCCATTTCCAAAACTCTTCGATATCAATAAATGTAAATTTCTTTTTATATCTTGTTACTCTTTGTCTAAAAGGCAATCCGTGCCGATTGATCCAGCCGAGAACTGTATTTCGGTCAATTTGCAATGTTTTCGCCAATTCTCCCGCTGTAACCATCCCCGTACTGGCTTTTGTGTTGGATGTCCCCCTTTTTCTTATTAAGGTAATTTCGAGAGACTTAGGCTGTCGTCCCAGTTTTTTTGCTATCGATTTTAAAGATTGTCTACCCAAATTATCTTCTATGTAACACAGTTCTTTTTTTGAAAGCATAGTAAATTTATCAATCTTCCTTTCTAGACATTATATTCGTGCTCTTGTAAGTGTATTGCCATTTCTGATAAGGAACTGTTTAAAGCAAACTTATACGAGTTCAAGGGAAATCGATGTCGGAGAGCTTTATATATTACTTTTTGGTTTTTGGTAGGAAAAAAAGAAAGGATTTGCTTTGTTGCAAAAATCACACAATTTGATATTCATAATCATGTTCTAAAAGCTTCTGATATGCTATGGAAAGGTTTTGCAAACATTCTATTCTTAACTTTTCATCGCAAACAAAATCATACAGCAATTCATGCTTTAAACTTGAATATTTTTCCATTATAGAATTTTTCGCAAACTGCTTCTTTTTTGCATAATCTAGCATTTCTCTTTCAAAAAACTCTACCGTACCAAATAGAACAGTCATTGGGATCTTATCCTTTCCGTGTCTGATCTTATGATATTCTTTTTTCTACTTTCCTTACTTATTTCTACATTCCTTTTTAGATCTACATTAAAAAAGTCCGCCAAAAAGATTGGCGGACAAATATGTTAAAAGAAACATCCTTTA from Bacillus methanolicus MGA3 includes the following:
- a CDS encoding alpha-amylase, giving the protein MPDTTKILKFAHSEGSSTQEFSYVKDGKYIWKGIYSYDHDQHFTKYYKENKSGLIIGNLDNEKFSFLHLAYPVRVGTTWSHTDDKGKKIICKITSVTKTIKIRAGTFKNVVEVKESNGAYSYYAKHVGLIKSYRPNATFDPDFVELVSIKTKITVMWRNSELKKGQIGRITVQKPINLWKRDKDQRLQFVRILKPGEQYRVYTFDNLYGGRYGLGGGYFVTKMPKHVKYETPSKKLLDKVKVLYLN
- a CDS encoding glycoside hydrolase family 108 protein, whose amino-acid sequence is MFRKYKLIVFITSFLLLFTLVFPFTPSDVKAAENYYTNTNQLQLVETITLYDSPTSKPLSAKVAPQTVNVISNWVKIKTWLGEKWIHLTERKVQIKLTEITDLYDQPNGKKNQALAPQTVNVLEESNGWFKINTWIGEKWIHPSNAVILLTVNQTTSLYDSPEGKKLNASIAPQTVTVIEDWYKINTWLGAKWIMLNGSESASKPPTGNFSEKDIFAEALAFTLGVEGGYVNDPSDYGGPTNLGITQDTYNRYLALKGKKSKNVKYITFEEAKEAYYLLYWKPSNAHRMDRALAIVMFDTAVNLGLHGDAKKAGGAIKHLQKALNITADGVWGPATEKAFAAVPKSKHNELALKIISYNKAFRYERVKQDPKQRKYLEGWLNRDNKLENYIKRIIN
- a CDS encoding DUF3298 and DUF4163 domain-containing protein produces the protein MKKWIFGAAVCFALMFSSFFPHEASAKVIWDGMELKKGQIGKVTILKQTELYQLNGTEKTILKKLKPGEVYRIYQFLPGKLGLGGGKFIDRDNRIKYQTPSKEKIQALGVKITKHRYQNTFDYPQVTGLISKSAQDKINETIKKHVRASYNAMIELEEQEKEDRENYYDPDTDYEFWYDYDYSMSYEIKYNENNLLSILIYDYSYTGGVHGLTSVTSYNFNVLTGQQLKLGNVAKSQTALNKIKKYAITDLTNRANRGEMIFKEYLHDMKINNERPFYFTSNGIVIKFFEYEVAAYAAGMPEVKVPYSVFK
- a CDS encoding helix-turn-helix domain-containing protein gives rise to the protein MGRQSLKSIAKKLGRQPKSLEITLIRKRGTSNTKASTGMVTAGELAKTLQIDRNTVLGWINRHGLPFRQRVTRYKKKFTFIDIEEFWKWAYENKDRIDFSKLAFNSLPPEPDWVKEERKQKKNVRNYRNWTTQEEKQLIELAASGKTFQEIASILNRTTLSVEKKYYRLKRINGIKDD